A stretch of the Desulforamulus ferrireducens genome encodes the following:
- a CDS encoding BMC domain-containing protein: MQALGLIETKGLLLAITCADVMLKTAQVELVERTFVGSGLVTISVTGDVAAVKAAVEAGVSAVEQLAPQSLVSHHVIPRPHSETADMFQPAPQGPAPQESAPQEPAPTEPPKEVVPASTQNVPIGLKQWHKEGLDAFVKEYGLENLEEVLNSLAVVKLRNLAREYKDLGLAGRAISKANKELLIQKLMGYYQRG, from the coding sequence ATGCAAGCTCTAGGACTTATTGAAACCAAAGGACTCCTTCTTGCTATCACCTGCGCCGATGTTATGCTCAAAACCGCCCAGGTGGAATTGGTGGAACGAACCTTTGTGGGTAGTGGTTTGGTAACCATTAGCGTGACAGGTGATGTAGCGGCTGTTAAGGCAGCAGTGGAAGCAGGTGTCAGTGCCGTTGAGCAGCTTGCTCCCCAATCCTTGGTTTCTCATCACGTTATTCCTCGCCCCCACTCGGAAACAGCGGATATGTTTCAACCGGCACCCCAAGGGCCAGCACCACAGGAGTCGGCGCCCCAAGAGCCGGCACCCACGGAACCGCCAAAGGAAGTTGTTCCGGCTAGCACCCAGAATGTGCCCATAGGGTTGAAGCAATGGCATAAAGAGGGGCTGGATGCTTTTGTTAAGGAATATGGTTTAGAAAATCTTGAAGAGGTCCTAAACTCCCTGGCGGTGGTAAAACTACGGAACCTGGCCAGAGAATACAAGGATCTGGGCCTGGCAGGCCGAGCCATCTCCAAGGCCAACAAGGAATTACTAATCCAAAAACTTATGGGGTATTACCAGCGGGGGTAG
- a CDS encoding cupin domain-containing protein — protein sequence MKRLVCADEVKAAAEKGQRVLAVTDKTIITPAARDLAKELGVAFSTETIAAPPNICQGQQTIDRDVIYQIVKAVLTHNLLAGVPALSPAFLSEGDDASGLKIVRGRTVTYEPFDTGTPGTKVAYREVISKDNSQMSAGFLTIEKSSFDWELCYEEIDIVLEGSLSVTINGKTYEASQGDVLFVPKGSKVTWSSSGYVKLFYVTYPANWAEQLAQP from the coding sequence TTGAAGAGATTGGTTTGCGCAGATGAAGTAAAGGCAGCAGCAGAAAAGGGCCAAAGGGTGTTAGCAGTGACAGACAAGACCATTATAACCCCGGCAGCCCGGGATTTGGCCAAAGAACTGGGTGTGGCCTTTTCCACCGAAACGATCGCTGCCCCACCAAACATCTGTCAAGGCCAACAGACCATTGATAGAGATGTGATCTATCAAATTGTTAAAGCGGTATTAACCCACAACCTCCTGGCAGGTGTCCCGGCACTCAGCCCGGCCTTCCTTAGTGAAGGGGATGATGCCAGTGGACTGAAAATTGTGCGTGGCAGAACAGTGACTTACGAACCCTTTGACACAGGGACTCCCGGCACCAAGGTAGCTTACCGTGAGGTCATTAGCAAAGATAATTCCCAAATGAGTGCAGGCTTTTTAACCATTGAGAAGTCCAGCTTTGACTGGGAATTGTGTTATGAAGAGATTGATATTGTTCTCGAAGGAAGCCTGTCCGTCACCATCAATGGTAAAACCTATGAAGCCAGCCAGGGTGATGTCCTCTTTGTACCCAAAGGCAGCAAGGTAACCTGGAGTTCCTCCGGATATGTTAAGCTCTTCTACGTCACCTATCCGGCCAACTGGGCCGAACAACTGGCGCAGCCATAG
- a CDS encoding BMC domain-containing protein, protein MYNAIGMIELTSIARGIYATDLMLKTAAVEIVSATPVCPGKYIAIVYGDVAAVDSSVNVGVATAGEYLVDSFILPNVHPAVFPAITATTLPEGMGALGIMESFSLATMIIAADAALKAADIQALELRLGSGIGGKSYFTFTGDVAAVQAGIEAGTAVALEKGLLVDTEVIASPSDRLWKTLY, encoded by the coding sequence ATGTATAACGCCATAGGTATGATTGAGCTTACAAGTATTGCCAGGGGGATTTATGCCACCGACCTCATGCTGAAAACAGCCGCTGTAGAGATAGTTAGTGCTACCCCTGTCTGTCCGGGTAAATATATTGCCATTGTGTATGGCGATGTGGCTGCTGTAGACAGCTCTGTCAACGTAGGCGTGGCAACAGCAGGGGAATATTTGGTAGATAGCTTTATCCTGCCCAATGTTCATCCCGCCGTTTTTCCGGCCATCACTGCCACCACCCTGCCGGAGGGCATGGGAGCTTTGGGCATTATGGAATCCTTTTCCCTGGCTACCATGATTATTGCTGCTGACGCAGCACTGAAAGCCGCCGATATCCAGGCGTTGGAATTGCGCTTGGGCAGCGGCATAGGTGGCAAATCCTACTTTACCTTCACCGGCGATGTGGCCGCGGTGCAGGCCGGTATTGAGGCCGGGACAGCGGTGGCCTTGGAAAAGGGCTTGCTGGTGGACACCGAGGTAATTGCTTCGCCTTCTGATAGATTATGGAAAACCCTTTACTAG
- a CDS encoding 4Fe-4S dicluster domain-containing protein has protein sequence MDLLNLIKEAGVIGAGGAGFPTHAKLTSQAEYILLNGAECEPLLRVDQQLMAKYPEEIIKGLEAAGRHIEARQAIIGIKGKHKEVIRILRERIAALGLSQYMAVKELPDVYPAGDEQVLVYELTGRIVPEASIPLKVGCVVINSETALNIYRAMAGQPVTDTYLTIAGDIPKPITVKVPVGMAVQDLLRQCGVTNLADYAVIDGGPMMGPVMSNLEGYVTKKSKGYVLLKKDHHLIRKKTVNLQRARVISRTACEQCRMCTDLCPRYLLGHSLQPHKTMRALSYNLQDLEQLKFAQLCCECNICELFSCPANLHPKSINIIYKRKLAEQGLRYQPTETTFEARSARGYRLIPSKRLIAKIGLTEFDGAAPLTELTLKPETLSIPLRQHIGAPAVPVVAVGDEVQAGQLIGRIPDNALGAAVHASLAGTVTEVTEQSIVIKVGSYV, from the coding sequence TTGGATTTACTGAACCTAATTAAAGAAGCCGGAGTTATTGGGGCGGGTGGTGCAGGTTTTCCAACGCACGCCAAACTAACCTCCCAAGCCGAATATATTTTGCTCAATGGAGCCGAGTGTGAACCACTGCTCCGGGTGGATCAGCAGCTCATGGCCAAGTATCCAGAGGAAATCATCAAGGGCTTGGAAGCTGCCGGCAGACATATTGAAGCCCGTCAGGCCATCATTGGCATTAAGGGCAAACATAAAGAAGTTATTCGCATTCTGCGGGAAAGAATTGCCGCCCTGGGGCTGAGCCAGTACATGGCAGTAAAGGAACTGCCGGATGTTTATCCCGCCGGGGACGAGCAGGTGCTGGTCTATGAACTGACCGGCAGAATTGTGCCCGAAGCCTCCATCCCACTTAAGGTGGGCTGTGTGGTCATAAATTCGGAAACTGCTCTCAACATTTATCGGGCCATGGCCGGACAACCGGTAACCGACACCTACCTCACCATTGCCGGGGATATTCCCAAACCCATCACCGTGAAAGTTCCGGTGGGTATGGCTGTGCAGGATCTCCTGCGGCAATGCGGAGTAACAAATTTAGCTGATTATGCCGTCATTGACGGTGGCCCCATGATGGGACCGGTGATGTCTAACCTGGAAGGTTATGTTACCAAGAAAAGCAAGGGTTACGTGCTGCTGAAAAAGGATCACCATCTCATTCGCAAAAAAACAGTGAACCTGCAGCGGGCCAGGGTAATTAGCAGAACCGCCTGTGAGCAGTGCCGGATGTGTACCGATCTTTGTCCCCGTTATCTGCTGGGACATAGTTTGCAGCCACATAAAACCATGCGGGCCCTTAGTTATAACCTGCAAGACTTAGAACAGTTAAAGTTTGCCCAATTATGTTGTGAATGTAATATCTGTGAATTATTCTCTTGTCCGGCTAATCTGCATCCTAAATCGATCAACATTATTTATAAACGTAAGCTGGCCGAACAGGGACTGCGCTACCAGCCCACAGAGACGACATTTGAAGCACGCTCCGCCAGAGGCTATCGCCTGATTCCCAGCAAACGTCTCATTGCCAAAATTGGTTTAACAGAGTTTGATGGAGCAGCACCTCTGACAGAGCTGACCTTAAAACCGGAAACCCTTTCCATCCCCTTAAGACAGCATATCGGTGCGCCGGCCGTTCCTGTGGTGGCCGTGGGGGATGAGGTTCAAGCTGGTCAACTGATTGGTCGGATTCCGGATAACGCCCTGGGAGCAGCGGTGCACGCCAGCCTGGCTGGTACGGTAACGGAAGTTACGGAACAATCTATTGTGATAAAGGTGGGTTCGTATGTATAA
- a CDS encoding EutN/CcmL family microcompartment protein, which yields MLAAKVIDNIWATRKAESLVGLKFMLVEVLGGVDAGRLIIAVDTIGAGFGERVLVCTGSSARRMLGRDDVPVDAAIVGIIDEDCLF from the coding sequence ATGCTTGCAGCCAAGGTAATTGATAATATCTGGGCAACCAGGAAGGCTGAGTCCCTGGTCGGGCTAAAATTTATGTTAGTGGAAGTCCTTGGCGGTGTTGACGCGGGGCGCCTAATCATAGCCGTTGATACCATCGGTGCTGGCTTTGGCGAACGGGTGCTGGTATGTACCGGCAGTTCAGCCCGTAGAATGCTGGGCCGGGACGATGTGCCCGTAGATGCTGCCATTGTCGGCATTATAGACGAAGACTGCCTGTTTTAA
- a CDS encoding BMC domain-containing protein — MEYRIIKSPSKGTLDILMRRKGSPGTTTIENVDAVGLVQGRLIDMIFATDIAEKAAGVVVEDIRGHCPQNMILIAIFGDTAAVEAAIRDIQNKVGNR, encoded by the coding sequence ATGGAATACCGCATTATTAAATCCCCTTCCAAGGGAACCTTGGATATTCTAATGCGGCGCAAAGGCTCACCTGGAACAACCACCATTGAAAATGTAGATGCAGTGGGGTTGGTGCAAGGAAGGCTCATTGATATGATTTTTGCCACCGATATCGCGGAAAAAGCAGCCGGGGTAGTGGTGGAGGATATCAGGGGTCATTGCCCGCAAAATATGATTTTAATTGCCATCTTCGGAGACACGGCAGCTGTGGAAGCGGCTATTAGAGATATCCAAAATAAAGTTGGAAACAGGTGA
- the eutJ gene encoding ethanolamine utilization protein EutJ, producing METVNTTFQYCDQLVRDFERVINKPLLHKSSVYYTGVDLGTAYIVLAVLDENYQPVAGAYRYASVVKDGMVVDYIGAIRIVRELKHELEQKLGTELIYAAAALPPGTFSLDSGAIKHVVEGAGFEITNLLDEPTAANAVLKIKDGAIVDIGGGTTGIAILKDGKVIYVADEPTGGTHFSLVIAGAYRMSFDQADQYKRDFKNHRELMPVLQPVIEKVSSIISKHTRDFDVKEVYLVGGTCCLQGIEDIIAKKTGLPTFKPQNPMFVTPLGIALNCTQEIL from the coding sequence ATGGAAACCGTAAATACGACCTTTCAATATTGTGATCAACTGGTACGTGATTTTGAGCGGGTCATTAACAAACCCCTCCTGCATAAGTCCTCCGTTTATTATACCGGTGTAGATTTGGGTACAGCCTATATTGTTCTGGCTGTGCTGGACGAGAATTATCAGCCGGTGGCCGGCGCCTATCGTTATGCCAGCGTGGTTAAGGACGGTATGGTGGTGGACTATATTGGGGCCATCCGGATAGTGAGAGAGCTAAAACACGAATTGGAACAAAAGCTGGGCACAGAACTAATCTATGCCGCAGCGGCTCTGCCGCCGGGCACCTTTAGCCTGGACTCAGGTGCAATTAAGCACGTGGTCGAGGGGGCGGGCTTTGAAATTACTAATTTGTTGGATGAGCCTACCGCAGCCAATGCTGTGTTAAAAATTAAAGACGGTGCCATTGTGGATATAGGTGGTGGCACTACGGGTATTGCCATTCTCAAGGATGGTAAGGTGATTTATGTAGCCGATGAACCCACCGGTGGCACGCACTTTTCCTTGGTGATAGCCGGTGCCTACAGAATGAGCTTTGACCAGGCAGATCAATATAAACGTGACTTTAAAAACCATCGGGAATTGATGCCGGTCCTGCAACCGGTCATTGAAAAGGTGTCTTCTATTATCAGCAAACATACCCGGGATTTTGATGTTAAGGAAGTCTATTTGGTGGGCGGAACCTGCTGCCTGCAAGGAATTGAAGACATCATTGCGAAAAAAACCGGTCTTCCCACTTTTAAACCGCAAAATCCCATGTTTGTTACACCTTTGGGCATTGCGCTGAATTGCACCCAGGAAATCCTGTGA
- a CDS encoding cobalamin adenosyltransferase produces the protein MKFITEMELRELYKREPFTSYVLEPETKITPGARQFLIDRRVTLVTAPATNQQISANQEEPGANRSDLKLLRKLERVEALFFLTAAELLHSSETDLAEDILALARCFQNVCQAAREQQTPASIEFWQWSEEEIKQRSANLEKHLDISEFHVRLENGKEIALLNYLRASLCELEPAILASYWQEEQQNCSRQDLIDKIYLIINILCMIMWKCLGGRKWKP, from the coding sequence ATGAAATTTATCACCGAAATGGAATTACGGGAGCTATATAAAAGAGAGCCCTTCACTTCATATGTGCTGGAGCCAGAGACAAAAATTACACCGGGAGCCCGCCAATTCTTGATTGACAGACGAGTCACGCTGGTAACCGCTCCTGCCACTAACCAGCAAATATCGGCCAACCAGGAAGAGCCAGGGGCAAACCGGTCTGACTTAAAATTACTGAGAAAGCTGGAAAGGGTCGAAGCTTTATTTTTCCTCACCGCGGCGGAACTGTTACATTCTTCAGAGACTGATTTGGCAGAGGATATCCTGGCTTTAGCCCGGTGCTTCCAAAATGTCTGCCAGGCCGCCAGGGAGCAACAGACACCGGCCAGCATAGAGTTTTGGCAGTGGTCCGAGGAAGAAATCAAACAACGCTCGGCCAACCTGGAAAAACACCTGGACATCAGTGAGTTTCATGTGAGGTTGGAGAATGGCAAAGAGATTGCTTTACTGAATTACCTGCGTGCTTCCCTATGTGAGTTGGAACCTGCCATTTTGGCAAGCTACTGGCAGGAGGAGCAGCAAAACTGTTCGCGCCAAGACCTCATCGATAAGATTTACCTAATTATTAATATACTCTGCATGATTATGTGGAAATGTCTGGGGGGACGAAAATGGAAACCGTAA
- a CDS encoding EutP/PduV family microcompartment system protein translates to MKKRIMVVGPSGAGKSTLCNIINNAARLLKKTQDVIYGPHTIDTPGAYLENAWMYKYLIATAQGAALLLILVDQANPREVYPPGFAKTFTCPVVGVVTKADLAPENRELCRQQLKRIGVAEPYFYLSLTDGTGVAELLSYLENKKVLKGRETM, encoded by the coding sequence ATGAAAAAGCGCATTATGGTGGTGGGGCCAAGCGGAGCCGGCAAGTCCACCCTGTGTAATATTATAAATAATGCGGCAAGACTCTTAAAAAAGACACAGGATGTTATTTACGGCCCCCATACCATTGATACACCGGGAGCCTATTTGGAAAATGCTTGGATGTATAAATATCTGATTGCCACAGCCCAGGGGGCAGCCCTGCTGCTAATATTGGTGGATCAAGCCAACCCCAGAGAAGTATACCCACCGGGCTTTGCCAAAACCTTTACCTGTCCGGTGGTGGGCGTGGTTACCAAGGCTGATTTGGCTCCGGAGAATAGGGAGCTATGCCGGCAACAGTTAAAGAGAATAGGGGTTGCCGAACCCTACTTTTACCTTTCCTTAACGGATGGTACAGGCGTAGCAGAGTTACTGAGTTACTTGGAAAATAAGAAAGTGCTCAAAGGCAGGGAGACCATGTAG
- the eutS gene encoding ethanolamine utilization microcompartment protein EutS, with translation MGVADEFDKRRIIQESVPGKQMTLAHIIASPVPELYERLGIEEKGAIGIATLTPCEAAIIAADIATKTSDVEIGFLDRFTGSLVIAGDVASVENAMLAINDTLEKLLGFTPAMITRT, from the coding sequence ATGGGAGTGGCTGATGAATTTGACAAAAGACGGATTATTCAAGAATCCGTGCCAGGCAAACAAATGACGCTGGCTCACATTATCGCCTCACCCGTACCGGAACTCTACGAACGTCTGGGCATTGAAGAAAAGGGAGCCATTGGCATTGCCACCCTGACTCCCTGCGAAGCTGCCATTATCGCGGCAGATATAGCCACTAAGACCTCAGACGTGGAGATCGGATTTCTGGATCGTTTTACCGGTTCCCTGGTTATAGCCGGCGATGTGGCCAGCGTGGAGAATGCTATGCTAGCCATTAATGACACCTTGGAAAAGCTGCTGGGTTTTACCCCGGCCATGATTACCCGCACATGA
- the cutD gene encoding choline TMA-lyase-activating enzyme, translated as MSTGSSIIERKARIFNVQKYSIYDGPGVRTLIFFKGCPLRCKWCSNPEGLERKYQVMYQEDLCIQCGSCIPVCPVQIHYFQGESEPRHKVKRNIDCVGCRKCESVCPKRALSIVGSDKTISEVLAIIQQDTLFYLSSGGGVTLGGGEVTAQPEFATNLLTECKRLGIHTAIETSGYTKLETLLKMAPFIDLFLYDLKHIDSDRHYELTGVRNERILENLTELIRRGYQVKIRMPLVRGLNDSEETIRGTMEFLQGFKIYKNFQGIDLLPYHKLGINKYKQLDLTYAITEDLSYQAAELDRIEAIIKEYDLQVQIIRH; from the coding sequence ATGAGTACGGGCAGTAGCATTATCGAAAGAAAAGCGAGAATCTTCAATGTCCAGAAATATTCCATCTATGACGGACCGGGGGTAAGGACCTTGATTTTCTTCAAGGGTTGTCCACTGCGCTGCAAATGGTGTTCTAACCCCGAGGGTCTGGAGAGAAAATACCAGGTGATGTATCAGGAAGATCTCTGTATCCAGTGTGGTAGCTGCATTCCTGTCTGTCCTGTCCAAATCCATTATTTTCAGGGTGAATCAGAACCACGGCATAAAGTTAAGAGAAACATTGACTGTGTAGGCTGCCGTAAGTGCGAATCTGTTTGCCCCAAACGGGCCCTATCCATTGTAGGCTCAGACAAAACCATCTCCGAAGTCTTGGCGATCATCCAACAGGACACACTCTTCTACCTGAGTTCAGGTGGAGGAGTGACCCTGGGGGGTGGGGAGGTGACGGCTCAGCCGGAGTTTGCCACCAACCTGCTGACGGAATGCAAAAGGCTGGGTATCCACACAGCCATAGAAACCTCGGGCTATACCAAACTGGAAACCCTGCTGAAGATGGCTCCGTTTATAGATTTGTTCCTCTATGATTTGAAGCATATAGATTCTGACAGGCATTATGAACTAACAGGGGTGCGCAATGAGCGTATCCTGGAGAATCTTACCGAGCTAATCCGCCGGGGTTATCAGGTGAAAATAAGGATGCCTTTAGTTCGTGGGCTTAATGATAGTGAAGAAACCATCCGCGGCACCATGGAGTTTCTCCAAGGCTTTAAAATCTACAAGAATTTTCAAGGTATTGACTTGTTGCCCTACCACAAGCTGGGCATCAACAAATATAAGCAGTTGGATCTAACCTATGCCATTACCGAAGATCTAAGCTATCAGGCAGCGGAACTGGATAGAATTGAGGCCATTATTAAGGAATATGACTTACAGGTGCAAATAATTAGGCACTAA
- the cutC gene encoding choline trimethylamine-lyase — protein MDIKEFTSRFAEATKHLSPEETAAILKLFQGISKELAANDSQTSCATEAKSPAFEGEITGLTPRLERLRANYLKVKPSVSIYRAIAFTEVTKENPGLPKILLRAKCFRRACETAPLLIQDDELIVGHPCGKPRAGAFSPDIAWRWVRDELDTMSTRPQDPFEISEEDKRILREEIFPFWEGRSLDEICQQQYEEAGVWSFSGEAYVSDLSYHQVNGGGDTCPGYDIILIKKGINGVRQEAVERLSKLSMENPEDIDKIYFYKACIETCDGILTYAKRLSDYAKELADKETDAVRKKELYKISDILTNVPANPPRTFHEALQSIWTLESLFVVEENQTGISLGRLDQYIYPMFKADLEAGRMNKLEAFELLSCFIIKCSEVMWLSSESGAKYFAGYQPFVNCTVGGQKRTGGDATNELTYLIMDAVRLTRMYQPSLACRIHNKSPQEYLKKIVEVVKAGLGFPACHFDDAHIKMMLAKGFDIEDARDYCMMGCVEPQKSGRIYQWTSTGYTQWPIAIEFVLNRGVMKWHGTKQGLDTGDLDNFKTYEEFDAAVKKQIEHIIRMSAIGTLVSQRVHRELAPKPLMSILVEGCMEKGTDVTNGGAVINYGPGLIFSGLGTYADSMAAIKKLVFDEKKYTLKQLRDALAANFVGYEELRTDCLNAPKYGNDIDYVDEIAADIITWTERTHRKFKMLYSHFSHGTLSISNNTPFGEITGASANGRLDWTPLSDGISPTQGADKLGPTAIIKSVSKLSCESMNIGMVHNFKLLRGILETPEGENGLITLLRTASILGNGQMQFSYVDNEVLKKAQKEPEKYRDLIIRVAGYSAYFVELCKEVQDEIISRTVLDHF, from the coding sequence TTGGATATAAAGGAATTCACCAGCAGATTTGCGGAGGCCACTAAACATTTATCCCCGGAAGAAACTGCTGCTATTTTAAAGCTGTTCCAGGGAATTTCCAAGGAATTAGCTGCCAACGATTCGCAAACCAGTTGTGCAACTGAAGCAAAATCCCCGGCCTTTGAGGGGGAAATTACCGGTCTTACACCACGTTTGGAGAGGTTGCGGGCCAACTACTTAAAGGTTAAGCCCAGTGTGAGTATTTACCGGGCCATTGCCTTTACCGAGGTAACCAAGGAAAATCCCGGTTTACCCAAGATTTTACTACGGGCCAAGTGCTTTAGAAGGGCCTGTGAAACTGCTCCCCTGTTGATTCAAGATGATGAACTGATTGTCGGACATCCCTGCGGCAAGCCGAGGGCCGGCGCCTTTTCACCGGATATTGCCTGGAGATGGGTAAGGGATGAGCTGGATACCATGTCCACCAGACCTCAGGACCCCTTTGAAATTAGTGAAGAGGACAAGCGTATATTAAGGGAAGAGATTTTCCCCTTCTGGGAAGGCAGAAGCCTGGACGAAATTTGCCAGCAGCAATATGAAGAAGCCGGTGTTTGGTCCTTTTCCGGGGAAGCCTATGTCAGTGATCTATCTTACCATCAGGTTAATGGCGGCGGGGACACCTGCCCGGGTTATGACATCATCCTGATTAAAAAGGGCATTAATGGCGTCCGCCAGGAAGCCGTGGAAAGACTGAGCAAGCTGTCCATGGAAAACCCTGAGGACATTGACAAGATCTACTTCTATAAAGCGTGCATAGAAACCTGTGACGGTATCCTGACCTATGCCAAACGGCTATCCGATTATGCCAAGGAACTGGCGGACAAAGAGACGGATGCCGTGCGCAAAAAAGAACTGTACAAGATTTCCGATATCTTAACCAATGTACCGGCTAACCCACCCCGTACCTTCCATGAAGCGCTCCAGTCCATCTGGACCCTGGAATCTTTGTTTGTGGTGGAAGAAAACCAAACCGGTATCTCCCTGGGACGCCTGGACCAATATATTTATCCCATGTTTAAGGCTGACCTGGAAGCCGGACGTATGAACAAACTGGAAGCCTTTGAGTTATTAAGCTGCTTTATTATTAAGTGCTCCGAGGTTATGTGGCTGTCCAGTGAGTCGGGGGCAAAATACTTTGCCGGTTACCAGCCCTTTGTCAACTGTACCGTGGGCGGTCAAAAAAGAACCGGTGGGGATGCCACCAACGAGCTGACCTACCTAATTATGGATGCCGTTCGTTTGACCAGGATGTATCAACCCTCCCTGGCTTGCCGGATTCATAATAAATCACCACAGGAATACTTAAAGAAAATTGTGGAAGTGGTGAAAGCGGGACTAGGCTTCCCCGCCTGCCACTTTGATGATGCCCATATCAAAATGATGCTGGCCAAGGGCTTTGACATTGAGGATGCTCGGGATTATTGCATGATGGGTTGTGTGGAACCACAAAAGTCTGGGCGCATCTATCAATGGACTTCCACCGGTTATACCCAGTGGCCCATTGCCATTGAATTCGTACTCAACCGCGGCGTGATGAAGTGGCATGGCACCAAACAAGGTCTGGACACCGGTGATTTGGATAACTTTAAGACCTATGAAGAATTTGATGCAGCGGTTAAAAAGCAAATTGAGCATATTATTCGCATGTCTGCCATCGGTACCCTGGTAAGTCAACGGGTGCATAGAGAACTGGCACCCAAGCCGCTGATGTCCATCCTGGTGGAAGGATGTATGGAAAAAGGTACCGACGTTACCAATGGCGGCGCGGTCATTAATTACGGCCCCGGCCTAATCTTCTCTGGCTTAGGCACCTATGCCGATTCCATGGCTGCCATTAAAAAACTGGTCTTTGATGAAAAGAAATATACCCTTAAGCAATTGCGTGATGCCCTGGCAGCCAACTTTGTGGGCTATGAAGAACTGCGCACCGATTGCCTGAACGCACCCAAGTATGGTAATGATATCGACTATGTGGATGAGATTGCCGCAGATATTATCACCTGGACGGAAAGAACCCACCGTAAATTTAAAATGCTGTATTCGCACTTTAGCCACGGTACCCTTTCCATTTCCAACAACACCCCCTTCGGGGAAATTACCGGGGCCTCTGCCAATGGACGTCTGGATTGGACGCCACTGTCCGATGGTATTAGTCCCACCCAGGGCGCAGATAAATTGGGTCCCACAGCCATTATCAAGTCAGTTAGTAAGCTAAGCTGTGAATCCATGAATATTGGTATGGTGCATAACTTTAAACTGCTACGCGGCATTCTGGAAACTCCCGAAGGGGAAAATGGCTTAATCACCCTGCTGAGAACAGCCTCTATCCTCGGCAACGGGCAGATGCAGTTCAGCTATGTTGATAACGAGGTATTGAAAAAAGCACAGAAGGAACCAGAAAAATATCGGGATCTGATCATTCGTGTAGCTGGCTATAGCGCGTACTTCGTAGAACTGTGCAAAGAAGTACAGGACGAAATTATCAGCAGAACTGTGCTGGATCACTTCTAG